A window of Diorhabda carinulata isolate Delta chromosome 7, icDioCari1.1, whole genome shotgun sequence contains these coding sequences:
- the LOC130896843 gene encoding SUMO-activating enzyme subunit 1, with translation MSEKQLSVVEAELYDRQIRLWGIESQEKLRAANVLLINIRALGSEIAKNILLSGINSLTILDDGIVTDEEQAKNFLLSKSSKGKKIAEEVLLKAQALNPLVEIKSDTDSPSSKDSNFFKNFTIIVATCIKTDLLLKIDKICRANNVKLIYGDVFGSFGYSVADFQDHDYHEDQVQMKKRSHDGVGKTEKTTVKVQGVINYSELNKVLILPNTKQNVDTIKKLRRRNELFFLMLVLMEFRNKNNRNPTEVSYERDLKTLNSIKKEVYELYQFDESKSKLPADIFEQVFDEFVPVCAIIGGVIAQEVIKAVSHKEVPINNIFLFDPVTYDGKEETIGA, from the exons atgtcgGAAAAACAACTATCTGTCGTCGAAGCCGAACTATATGATAGGCAAATAAGATTATGGGGTATAGAATCACAAGAAAA aTTACGAGCAGCAAATGTTCTCTTAATTAATATTAGAGCTTTGGGATCTGAAATAGCAAAGAACATTTTACTTTCTGGTATCAATTCTTTAACAATTTTGGATGATGGTATAGTAACTGATGAAGAGCAAGCGAAAAATTTCCTCCTCAGTAAATCTAGTAAAGGCAAAAAG ATTGCAGAAGAAGTGTTACTTAAAGCTCAAGCTCTTAATCCACTTGTAGAAATAAAATCTGATACAGATTCGCCCAGTAGCAAGGATTCCAACTTCTTCAAAAACTTCACTATCATAGTAGCTACGTGTATTAAAACAGACctcttattgaaaattgataaaatctgtAGGGCTAATAATGTCAAGTTGATTTATGGGGATGTTTTTGGATCATTTGGATATTCTGTAGCTGATTTTCAAGATCATGATTATCACGA AGATCAGGTGCAAATGAAAAAAAGGTCCCATGATGGTGTAGGAAAGACAGAAAAAACAACGGTAAAAGTACAAGGTGTTATCAATTATTCTGAACTGAATAAAGTCCTCATATTACCAAATACCAAACAAAACGTCGATACAATAAAGAAATTGAGAAGGAGGAACGAATTGTTTTTCTTGATGCTGg ttttaatggAGTTCCGCAATAAGAACAACCGTAACCCTACAGAAGTATCCTACGAACGAGATTTGAAGACGCTCAATTCGATTAAAAAAGAAGTGTACGAACTCTATCAATTCGAcgaatcaaaatcaaaacttCCTGCTGATATATTTGAGCAAGTTTTTGATGAATTCGTACCGGTATGCGCCATCATTGGTGGAGTTATAGCTCAAGAGGTGATTAAAGCTGTATCTCATAAAGAAGTTcccataaataatatttttttgtttgatccCGTTACATACGACGGTAAAGAAGAAACTATCGGTGCTTAA